The following proteins are encoded in a genomic region of Oceanispirochaeta sp. M1:
- a CDS encoding YARHG domain-containing protein — protein MLTFPKNIYFESNKSTFIDIEYSSTYGGSGFGIAATYLLGTGRTWNNEIGKLEIYIINKSDLWINNVEIGNSNSAIYQNDNDGHFALLLEDFEPIITDQIFIKLIDYPKFDDPMWGIKSGNFPLSEKKVSENWLRFLTLDQLRKVRNSVFAFHGYGFKSEYLKDYFSSFKWYEKDSDFTESVFNNFEKMNLEKLLEYEESLKIRFDS, from the coding sequence ATGTTGACATTTCCAAAAAATATATATTTTGAATCTAATAAATCAACATTTATTGATATTGAGTACAGTTCAACATATGGGGGATCAGGTTTTGGTATTGCAGCCACATATCTCTTAGGTACAGGTAGGACTTGGAACAATGAAATAGGTAAACTGGAAATATACATTATCAATAAATCAGATCTATGGATAAATAATGTAGAAATAGGTAATAGCAATTCTGCTATTTATCAGAATGATAATGATGGACATTTCGCATTACTATTAGAAGATTTTGAACCTATAATTACAGATCAAATTTTTATAAAATTAATTGATTATCCTAAATTTGATGATCCAATGTGGGGTATTAAAAGTGGTAATTTTCCTCTATCAGAAAAAAAGGTTAGCGAGAATTGGTTAAGATTCTTAACTTTAGATCAGTTAAGAAAAGTACGGAATTCAGTATTTGCTTTCCATGGATATGGATTTAAATCTGAATATCTTAAAGATTATTTTAGTAGTTTTAAATGGTATGAAAAGGATAGTGATTTCACAGAATCTGTATTTAATAATTTTGAAAAAATGAATCTTGAGAAATTACTTGAATACGAAGAAAGTCTAAAGATAAGATTTGATTCTTAG